In Clupea harengus chromosome 1, Ch_v2.0.2, whole genome shotgun sequence, one DNA window encodes the following:
- the LOC105891673 gene encoding somatostatin receptor type 2-like isoform X1, protein MRNRTLEQAADGFTVFCVENCSISTMNPTADDADPNPPLPSPAEPDPLLYVALLLGNQSEGSSAAPSPNGTQATAFDKNSSPLITLLYFAVCAVGLCGNTLVIYVILRHAKMKTVTNIYILNLAVADVLVMGSLPFIAAQLALVDWPFGATLCRVVLTLDSLNQFTSIFCLTVMSVDRYLAVVHPVRSSRWRRPRVAKWVSACVWGASLLVNVPVMVFSGLNSGRGDTHLCTMLWPEPQDLFNTAFIFYTFLLGFCLPLAVICLCYLLIVVKVKSSGARAGSSKRRRSERRVTRMVSIVVVVFVLCWLPFYVFNVTSVTGSISTTATLKSTFELVVALAYANSCANPVLYAFLSDNFNKSFQNVLCLRRTSGLHDIERSDSRQERTRMVNDVTMETHGVLLNGDLQTSI, encoded by the exons ATGCGTAACAGAACGTTGGAGCAG GCGGCTGATGGTTTTACTGTGTTCTGTGTAGAGAACTGTTCCATCAGTACCATGAACCCAACTGCTGATGACGCGGACCCAAACCCACCCCTGCCCAGCCCGGCAGAACCGGACCCACTGCTCTATGTGGCCTTACTCTTGGGGAACCAGTCCGAGGGGTCGTCGGCGGCTCCGAGCCCAAACGGAACCCAGGCGACGGCGTTCGATAAGAACAGCTCGCCGCTGATCACCCTCCTGTACTTCGCCGTGTGCGCCGTGGGGCTGTGCGGCAACACGCTGGTCATCTACGTCATCCTGCGCCACGCCAAGATGAAGACGGTCACCAACATCTACATCCTGAACCTGGCGGTGGCCGACGTGCTGGTAATGGGCAGCCTCCCCTTCATCGCGGCCCAGCTGGCGCTGGTGGACTGGCCCTTCGGCGCGACGCTGTGCCGCGTGGTCCTCACGCTCGACTCCCTCAACCAGTTCACAAGCATCTTCTGCCTGACGGTGATGAGCGTCGACCGCTACCTGGCCGTGGTGCACCCCGTCCGGTCCAGCCGCTGGCGGCGCCCCCGTGTGGCCAAGTgggtgagcgcgtgtgtgtggggcgcgTCGCTGCTGGTGAACGTGCCGGTGATGGTGTTCAGCGGCCTGAACAGCGGCCGGGgcgacacacacctctgcaccaTGCTGTGGCCCGAGCCCCAGGACCTCTTCAACACGGCCTTCATCTTCTACACCTTCTTGCTCGGCTTCTGCCTCCCGCTCGCCGTCATCTGCCTCTGCTACCTGCTCATCGTCGTCAAG GTGAAGTCGTCGGGTGCTCGCGCGGGCTCCAGTAAGCGGCGGCGTTCAGAGCGGAGAGTGACGCGGATGGTGTCAAtcgtggtggtggtgttcgTCCTGTGCTGGCTGCCCTTCTACGTGTTCAATGTCACCTCGGTAACCGGCAGCATCAGCACCACGGCGACGCTGAAGAGCACGTTCGAGCTGGTGGTGGCTCTGGCCTATGCCAACTCGTGTGCCAACCCCGTGCTCTACGCCTTCCTCTCCGACAACTTCAACAAGAGCTTCCAGAACGTTCTGTGTCTGCGGCGCACCAGCGGCCTCCACGACATCGAGCGCAGTGACAGCCGGCAGGAGCGCACGCGCATGGTCAACGATGTCACCATGGAGACACATGGCGTGCTGCTCAATGGTGACCTGCAGACCAGCATCTGA
- the LOC105891673 gene encoding somatostatin receptor type 2-like isoform X2 has product MNPTADDADPNPPLPSPAEPDPLLYVALLLGNQSEGSSAAPSPNGTQATAFDKNSSPLITLLYFAVCAVGLCGNTLVIYVILRHAKMKTVTNIYILNLAVADVLVMGSLPFIAAQLALVDWPFGATLCRVVLTLDSLNQFTSIFCLTVMSVDRYLAVVHPVRSSRWRRPRVAKWVSACVWGASLLVNVPVMVFSGLNSGRGDTHLCTMLWPEPQDLFNTAFIFYTFLLGFCLPLAVICLCYLLIVVKVKSSGARAGSSKRRRSERRVTRMVSIVVVVFVLCWLPFYVFNVTSVTGSISTTATLKSTFELVVALAYANSCANPVLYAFLSDNFNKSFQNVLCLRRTSGLHDIERSDSRQERTRMVNDVTMETHGVLLNGDLQTSI; this is encoded by the exons ATGAACCCAACTGCTGATGACGCGGACCCAAACCCACCCCTGCCCAGCCCGGCAGAACCGGACCCACTGCTCTATGTGGCCTTACTCTTGGGGAACCAGTCCGAGGGGTCGTCGGCGGCTCCGAGCCCAAACGGAACCCAGGCGACGGCGTTCGATAAGAACAGCTCGCCGCTGATCACCCTCCTGTACTTCGCCGTGTGCGCCGTGGGGCTGTGCGGCAACACGCTGGTCATCTACGTCATCCTGCGCCACGCCAAGATGAAGACGGTCACCAACATCTACATCCTGAACCTGGCGGTGGCCGACGTGCTGGTAATGGGCAGCCTCCCCTTCATCGCGGCCCAGCTGGCGCTGGTGGACTGGCCCTTCGGCGCGACGCTGTGCCGCGTGGTCCTCACGCTCGACTCCCTCAACCAGTTCACAAGCATCTTCTGCCTGACGGTGATGAGCGTCGACCGCTACCTGGCCGTGGTGCACCCCGTCCGGTCCAGCCGCTGGCGGCGCCCCCGTGTGGCCAAGTgggtgagcgcgtgtgtgtggggcgcgTCGCTGCTGGTGAACGTGCCGGTGATGGTGTTCAGCGGCCTGAACAGCGGCCGGGgcgacacacacctctgcaccaTGCTGTGGCCCGAGCCCCAGGACCTCTTCAACACGGCCTTCATCTTCTACACCTTCTTGCTCGGCTTCTGCCTCCCGCTCGCCGTCATCTGCCTCTGCTACCTGCTCATCGTCGTCAAG GTGAAGTCGTCGGGTGCTCGCGCGGGCTCCAGTAAGCGGCGGCGTTCAGAGCGGAGAGTGACGCGGATGGTGTCAAtcgtggtggtggtgttcgTCCTGTGCTGGCTGCCCTTCTACGTGTTCAATGTCACCTCGGTAACCGGCAGCATCAGCACCACGGCGACGCTGAAGAGCACGTTCGAGCTGGTGGTGGCTCTGGCCTATGCCAACTCGTGTGCCAACCCCGTGCTCTACGCCTTCCTCTCCGACAACTTCAACAAGAGCTTCCAGAACGTTCTGTGTCTGCGGCGCACCAGCGGCCTCCACGACATCGAGCGCAGTGACAGCCGGCAGGAGCGCACGCGCATGGTCAACGATGTCACCATGGAGACACATGGCGTGCTGCTCAATGGTGACCTGCAGACCAGCATCTGA